The stretch of DNA TGGCATTGGTCAGGTTCGTGTCGTCGCCGGACGAGACGTTGAAGGTGGCGAGGCCGCCGCCGTTGGCGGCGGAGTTATCCGCAATCGTCACGTTGGTCAGAAAAATTCCCTGGTGGATCAGCCGGCTTCGGACCTCACTCCATAGCTCACCAATACGGCTTGGACCCGCGAATGGACGCCCAATTTGGAAAGAATCCGGCCGACGTGGGTTCGGACCGTCGCGAGGGAGACGAAAAGCCGGCGGCCGATCTTCTGGTCGGAGCAGCCCTGGGCCAAGAGATCCAAGACCTGGGTCTCGGTGGCGGTCAGGCGGTAGCGGGCCGCAACCTCAGCCAATTGCGGGGAGATATCGGGGATTTCCAGCTCGGCCAGAACGAAGGCCTCGCCGGAGCGGGTGCGGGCCAGGCGGAGCTCGGCGCGAATCGATTCGGCCTTGGCGCCGGGAAAGGTGACCAAGGGAAGCGGCACCCCCGAAGTCGCTTCTTTTCCGGCTAAAGCGCCCAGTCGGTTGGCGGCTTGGGCCAAGGCTTGGGGAACTTGCCGCCGAGCGCCGAGACGAAGCCCGATCAGCTTTTCGGCTCGGTCCGAAGCCCACAGCAGCGAACCGTGGACGTCGAAGGCGATCTTGGGCCGTGGATCCAAATCCACCATGCCCTCCATGGCCGCGTGGCCTGCCAGCAA from bacterium encodes:
- a CDS encoding LuxR C-terminal-related transcriptional regulator — its product is MLSAAYREKLAVDISRNAYEASTLNDLAGILPLFDKLFDTSLSILYQCNDRGDPIGVGGASEVHRIYLERYFVSDPMRDAIQRLNRKILQAARNPEWHVSLKLPLYLDHAKHHGIDDYALVKLTEAIPFNRGMVGLLLARSRKCAGFDEQDWILMARLLPPLEALVRRSARVEKLLAGHAAMEGMVDLDPRPKIAFDVHGSLLWASDRAEKLIGLRLGARRQVPQALAQAANRLGALAGKEATSGVPLPLVTFPGAKAESIRAELRLARTRSGEAFVLAELEIPDISPQLAEVAARYRLTATETQVLDLLAQGCSDQKIGRRLFVSLATVRTHVGRILSKLGVHSRVQAVLVSYGVRSEAG